The Hydrogenobacter thermophilus TK-6 genome window below encodes:
- a CDS encoding efflux RND transporter permease subunit — protein sequence MSKVLSYRLLVLLLLFLSVVIGVWSFLKLPIDTFPDPTPVQVVIYTETPGLSAEETEILVTRPIESVLAGIKNVDLVRSVSLPGLSYVTAFFKEGTDVYLARNLVAQKLPEAQAQIPQGYVPRMGPNTSGLGNVLFYALIDQKGNYSLEDLKTIEMWKVKPLIKSVDGVEEISQWGPERAYLVKINPDAMVFYGITLMDVISSLEEYNQIAGGGFMVSPYGDLVVRGLGRVRSIEEFENIPVKKSEGVPVKLGQIATVVPSELPNRRGAFTLNGEEVQGNIVLKRVSTNTMELVEELRRKIDDIQKILPDGIKIEVLYDQAYLTKKALSTVEKALLEGIVLVSVAITLYLWNIRTALLVVLSIPLTMLYTFIFMKQAGMSGNLMSLGGLAIGVGLFADATVVVVENIYRHMSESREKHKFSLVVDSVREVMRPVIFAVGIIAVVFLPIFTLESVEGKYYKPLAITIIFALFSSLLVAFLFMPVLSYYLLKGGKEETYLFGKIREGYIKLLEKAFKVRWVLMGITLASFIFSVFLLSRVGTEFAPQLEEGALLIKSFLNPNVSLDEAKRVARLVESTALEYPEVVRTFSNIGRAEVGEPEDVNYIETFIMLKPMSEWRSFKSREEFVNLLREKLRDIPGVELSFTQPIQMRIDELLSGVKSTVAIKVFGDDLQKINQIAYKIENIVKNTRGAVDVETEAQSGKLQLRIIPKMEELKRYNLTTADLMQLVSYALGGREVGYFQQETILFPVVIGLSKKDLETLKNLPLLLKDGSIVNLSQVAHLQIAEGFQKIRRENGIRFALVQSNLSGRDLGGFVKELKEKISKEIKLPPGYFIAFGGQFENQERAMKRLSIAVPLAVLLIFVLLYLNYNSLRDALIVILNVPFATIGGVFALYISGYNLSVPSAIGFIAVFGIATLNGVVLISYIRSLLENGYNLREAVLTGAGRRLRPILITATAASLGLLPILFTSDIGSEIQKPLAVVVIGGIFTSTLLTLVILPLVYEKFGKILPDK from the coding sequence ATGAGCAAAGTGCTAAGCTACAGGCTCTTAGTCTTGCTGCTCCTCTTTCTGAGTGTTGTGATAGGGGTTTGGAGCTTTCTAAAACTGCCCATAGACACCTTTCCTGACCCTACGCCCGTACAGGTGGTTATATACACAGAAACTCCTGGGCTTTCTGCAGAAGAGACGGAGATTTTGGTGACTCGCCCCATAGAGTCTGTTCTGGCTGGTATAAAGAATGTGGATTTGGTAAGGTCAGTGAGCTTGCCCGGGCTTTCTTATGTGACTGCCTTTTTCAAAGAAGGTACGGATGTGTATTTGGCAAGGAACCTTGTAGCTCAAAAGCTTCCAGAGGCTCAGGCGCAGATACCGCAAGGCTATGTACCAAGGATGGGTCCCAACACTTCAGGTCTTGGCAATGTGCTTTTTTATGCTCTTATTGACCAGAAAGGCAACTATTCTCTTGAGGACCTCAAAACCATAGAGATGTGGAAGGTAAAGCCGTTAATAAAGTCGGTGGATGGTGTTGAAGAGATCTCCCAATGGGGACCAGAAAGAGCTTACCTGGTAAAGATAAATCCCGATGCTATGGTGTTTTATGGCATAACTCTGATGGATGTTATCTCTTCCCTTGAGGAATACAATCAGATAGCAGGTGGCGGTTTTATGGTCTCTCCCTACGGAGATTTGGTGGTAAGAGGTCTTGGCAGGGTAAGAAGTATAGAAGAATTTGAAAACATACCTGTGAAGAAGTCCGAAGGTGTTCCTGTAAAGCTTGGTCAGATAGCTACTGTGGTACCTTCCGAGCTTCCTAACAGGAGAGGAGCTTTTACTTTAAACGGTGAAGAAGTGCAGGGAAACATAGTTCTCAAAAGGGTCAGCACCAACACTATGGAGCTTGTGGAAGAGCTAAGAAGAAAAATTGATGACATCCAGAAAATACTTCCCGATGGTATAAAGATAGAGGTTCTCTACGACCAGGCTTACCTGACAAAGAAAGCCCTCTCCACAGTGGAGAAGGCTCTCTTGGAGGGAATAGTTTTAGTTTCCGTAGCCATAACTCTTTATCTTTGGAACATAAGAACAGCTCTGCTGGTGGTCCTTTCCATTCCGCTTACCATGCTTTATACCTTCATCTTTATGAAGCAGGCGGGTATGTCGGGTAATCTCATGTCTTTGGGGGGTCTTGCTATTGGGGTTGGGCTTTTTGCGGATGCGACTGTGGTGGTGGTGGAAAACATATACAGGCACATGTCCGAAAGCAGGGAAAAACACAAATTTTCTCTTGTAGTGGACTCCGTGAGGGAGGTGATGCGCCCTGTGATATTTGCCGTAGGTATAATAGCGGTGGTGTTTCTGCCCATATTCACTCTGGAGTCGGTGGAAGGCAAGTACTACAAACCTTTAGCCATAACCATCATCTTTGCCCTTTTTTCCTCATTGCTGGTTGCTTTCCTTTTTATGCCCGTTTTGTCGTATTATCTGCTCAAAGGTGGAAAGGAGGAAACTTATCTATTTGGCAAGATAAGGGAAGGATATATAAAGCTTTTGGAGAAAGCCTTTAAAGTAAGATGGGTACTTATGGGTATCACTTTGGCTTCCTTTATCTTTTCCGTGTTTTTGCTATCAAGGGTAGGCACAGAGTTTGCCCCTCAGCTGGAGGAGGGTGCACTTCTGATAAAGTCCTTTCTAAATCCCAATGTCTCGCTTGACGAAGCCAAAAGAGTTGCACGGCTGGTGGAAAGTACCGCTTTAGAGTATCCTGAAGTCGTCAGAACCTTTTCCAACATAGGAAGAGCTGAGGTGGGAGAGCCAGAAGATGTAAACTACATAGAGACCTTTATTATGCTCAAACCCATGTCCGAGTGGAGAAGCTTTAAAAGTAGAGAGGAATTTGTAAACCTTCTTAGGGAAAAACTTAGGGATATTCCTGGTGTAGAGCTGAGCTTTACTCAACCTATACAGATGAGGATAGACGAGCTACTCTCAGGTGTCAAGTCAACGGTAGCTATAAAGGTTTTTGGAGATGACCTCCAAAAGATAAACCAGATAGCTTACAAAATAGAGAATATAGTCAAAAACACCAGAGGAGCCGTTGATGTAGAGACGGAGGCACAATCTGGCAAATTACAACTGCGCATAATTCCCAAGATGGAGGAGCTAAAAAGGTATAACCTGACAACGGCTGACCTTATGCAGCTGGTCTCTTACGCCTTGGGAGGAAGGGAGGTTGGGTACTTTCAGCAAGAGACCATACTCTTTCCTGTGGTAATAGGTTTGAGTAAGAAGGACCTGGAGACTCTCAAAAATTTACCGTTGCTTTTAAAAGATGGTAGCATAGTAAATCTCTCTCAGGTAGCCCATTTGCAGATAGCCGAAGGTTTTCAGAAGATAAGAAGGGAAAACGGCATAAGGTTTGCTTTAGTCCAGTCAAACCTTTCGGGAAGAGACCTGGGCGGATTTGTAAAAGAGCTTAAGGAGAAAATATCCAAGGAGATAAAGCTTCCGCCAGGATACTTCATAGCTTTCGGTGGGCAGTTTGAAAATCAGGAAAGAGCTATGAAGAGACTCTCTATAGCGGTTCCCTTAGCTGTACTTCTCATCTTTGTGCTTCTGTATCTGAATTATAACTCTCTGAGGGATGCTCTCATTGTTATACTCAATGTGCCCTTCGCCACCATAGGAGGTGTGTTTGCCCTCTACATTTCTGGTTATAACCTGTCTGTTCCTTCTGCCATAGGGTTTATAGCGGTTTTTGGCATAGCTACACTCAACGGCGTAGTCCTCATATCTTATATAAGGTCTCTTCTGGAAAATGGATATAACCTTAGGGAAGCTGTCCTTACAGGTGCAGGTAGAAGGCTAAGACCCATACTTATAACAGCCACAGCCGCATCTTTGGGACTTCTTCCCATACTCTTTACCTCCGACATAGGCTCCGAGATCCAAAAACCTCTGGCTGTTGTGGTGATAGGTGGTATCTTTACATCCACCTTGCTTACCCTCGTAATACTTCCCCTCGTTTACGAGAAATTTGGTAAAATTTTACCTGATAAATGA